One segment of Brassica napus cultivar Da-Ae chromosome C3, Da-Ae, whole genome shotgun sequence DNA contains the following:
- the LOC106389419 gene encoding calmodulin-binding receptor-like cytoplasmic kinase 3 produces the protein MGGSVTRLAVAALLCLLMLLHPKESCASSSSSLCESDHFTYTKPSLFAINGDPVHIVRFCEAVQIHKAKGCVFGDSFRDDFCTVHFLLGRRFLKEKYVEEDSAESDNSHVQVSLAASGFLLFCCAICCPCFHKERKANSHEVLPKESNSVHQGSSFEMSPTSDMISSSSSRVSESPSRYAMSPRPSARMGPLNLTMSQIITATDNFSDSNQIGEGGFGIVYKGTLEDGQVVAIKRAKKEHFENLRKEFKSEVDLLSKIGHRNLVKLLGYVDKVDERLIITEYVGNGTLRDHLDGTNGSILNFSQRLEIVIDVCHGLTYLHSYAERQIIHRDIKSSNIILTTGMRAKVADFGFARGGPTDSNQTHILTQVKGTVGYLDPEYMRTYQLTAKSDVFSFGILVVEILTGRRPVEAKRPHDERITVRWAFEKYNEGKVFELVDPNARDRVDEKILKKMFCLAFQCAAPTRKERPDMEAVGKQLWAIRSSYLRRSVEQK, from the exons ATGGGTGGAAGCGTCACAAGATTGGCGGTTGCTGCTCTGTTGTGTCTGTTAATGTTATTGCATCCCAAGGAAAGTTGTGCATCGTCGTCATCGAGTCTTTGTGAGTCTGATCACTTTACCTACACAAAGCCGAGTTTGTTCGCAATAAACGGAGATCCAGTGCACATAGTTCGCTTTTGCGAAGCCGTACAGATTCATAAAGCCAAAGGTTGTGTCTTTGGGGACTCTTTTAGAGACGACTTCTGCACGGTTCACTTTCTACTAG GGAGAaggtttttgaaagaaaaatatgtAGAAGAAGATTCTGCTGAATCTGATAATAGCCATGTTCAAGTAAGCTTGGCAGCAAGTGGGTTTCTTCTATTCTGCTGTGCGATTTGTTGTCCTTGCTTCCACAAGGAGAGGAAAGCAAATAGTCACGAAGTACTACCCAAAGAATCTAACTCAG TGCACCAAGGTTCGTCGTTTGAAATGAGCCCTACATCTGATATGATTTCGTCAAGTTCATCCCGGGTATCTGAAAGCCCATCGAGATATGCTATGTCCCCGAGGCCTAGTGCTAGGATGGGACCCTTGAATCTGACCATGAGTCAAATTATTACAGCAACCGATAATTTTTCAGACAGTAACCAAATTGGTGAAGGAGGCTTTGGGATCGTCTACAAGGGCACTCTAGAGGACGGTCAGGTGGTTGCCATTAAACGAGCCAAAAAG GAACACTTTGAGAATCTGCGGAAGGAATTCAAAAGTGAAGTTGATCTTTTGTCTAAAATCGGTCACCGGAACCTAGTGAAGCTACTTGGTTATGTTGATAAAGTCGACGAGCGACTTATCATAACCGAGTACGTCGGAAATGGTACACTACGGGATCACTTGGATG GTACTAATGGAAGCATTCTCAATTTCAGTCAAAGGTTGGAGATCGTGATTGATGTTTGCCATGGATTGACATATCTCCATTCTTATGCAG AAAGACAGATAATTCACCGTGACATAAAATCGTCCAACATTATCCTCACGACGGGGATGAGAGCCAAAGTGGCAGACTTTGGGTTTGCGAGAGGCGGTCCTACGGATTCTAACCAAACCCACATTTTGACACAAGTGAAAGGAACAGTTGGTTATCTCGACCCAGAGTACATGAGGACTTATCAACTCACTGCCAAAAGCGATGTTTTCTCCTTCGGGATTTTGGTTGTGGAGATACTCACTGGCCGTCGCCCTGTGGAGGCCAAACGACCTCATGATGAGAGGATTACGGTTCGATGG GCATTTGAGAAATACAATGAGGGCAAAGTGTTTGAATTGGTGGATCCAAACGCGAGGGACCGAGTAGACGAGAAGATACTGAAGAAGATGTTCTGTTTGGCTTTTCAGTGTGCTGCTCCCACACGAAAAGAGCGACCGGACATGGAAGCTGTCGGGAAGCAGCTTTGGGCTATCAGATCCAGTTATCTTAGGCGGTCCGTGGAacagaaataa
- the LOC106389415 gene encoding proteasome subunit alpha type-6-B-like encodes MSRGSGGGYDRHITIFSPEGRLFQVEYAFKAVKAAGITSIGVRGKDSVCVVTQKKVPDKLLDESSVSHLFPVTKYLGLLATGMTADSRSLVTQARNEAAEFRFQYGYEMPADILAKWIADKSQVYTQHAYMRPLGVVAMVLGMDEERGPLLYKCDPAGHFYGHKATSAGMKEQEAINFLEKKMKENPAFTYDETVQTAISALQSVLQEDFKATEIEVGVVRADNPIFRSLETEEIEEHLTAISERD; translated from the exons atgagcagaggaagcggcggtggaTACGATCGTCACATCACGATCTTCTCTCCAGAAGGTCGTCTCTTCCAAGTAG aATATGCATTCAAAGCGGTGAAAGCAGCTGGAATCACATCGATTGGTGTTCGAGGAAAGGATTCAGTATGCGTCGTCACCCAGAAGAAAGTCCCT GACAAGCTTCTAGATGAGTCAAGCGTATCTCACCTTTTCCCTGTCACTAAGTACCTTGGGTTGTTAGCCACTGGCATGACAGCTGATTCAAGGTCGTTGGTCACACAAGCAAGGAATGAGGCTGCTGAGTTTAGGTTTCAATATGGCTACGAGATGCCTGCCGACATTCTTGCTAAATG GATTGCAGACAAGTCACAGGTCTACACTCAACATGCTTACATGAGACCTCTTGGTGTAG TTGCCATGGTTCTGGGTATGGATGAAGAGAGAGGACCCCTGCTTTACAAGTGTGATCCAGCCGGTCATTTTTACGGCCACAAG GCAACTAGTGCTGGTATGAAAGAGCAAGAAGCAATCAATTTCTTGGagaagaaaatgaaagagaACCCTGCCTTCACATACGATGAAACGGTGCAG ACTGCCATATCCGCTCTGCAATCAGTTCTTCAAGAAGACTTCAAGGCAACTGAGATTGAG GTGGGAGTTGTGAGAGCTGATAACCCTATTTTCCGTAGCCTGGAAACGGAGGAGATCGAGGAGCATTTGACGGCCATTAGTGAACGCGACTGA
- the LOC106389414 gene encoding triphosphate tunnel metalloenzyme 3: MEVEVKLRLLTAAAHLRLTTLLTPFHLKTLHQRNLFFDTPQNDLSLRRAVLRLRFLQNTSQRCVLSLKAKPTLANGISRVEEDEEEIDAGLGGECVDSPWKLSDLVGSRVLKRVREEYGFKDFQGFVCLGGFENVRNVYHWRGVTLEVDETKFDFGNCYEIECETEEPERAKSMIEEFLSLNNIEFKDSDITKFAVFRSGNLP, from the coding sequence ATGGAAGTCGAAGTCAAGCTCCGCCTCCTCACCGCCGCCGCTCACCTCCGCCTCACCACTCTCCTCACTCCCTTCCACCTCAAAACCCTCCACCAGCGCAACCTCTTCTTCGACACGCCCCAGAACGACCTCTCCCTCCGCCGCGCCGTCCTCCGCCTCCGCTTCCTCCAAAACACATCGCAGCGCTGTGTCCTCTCTCTGAAGGCGAAACCGACGCTGGCCAACGGGATCAGCCGCGTGGAGGAAGACGAAGAGGAGATCGACGCCGGATTGGGTGGAGAGTGCGTGGATTCGCCGTGGAAGCTGTCGGATCTTGTGGGATCTAGGGTTTTGAAGAGGGTCAGAGAGGAGTACGGGTTTAAGGATTTTCAGGGGTTTGTTTGTTTGGGCGGGTTCGAGAATGTGAGGAATGTGTATCACTGGAGAGGCGTGACACTCGAGGTTGATGAGACTAAGTTTGATTTCGGCAATTGCTATGAGATTGAATGCGAGACCGAGGAGCCCGAACGTGCCAAGTCTATGATCGAAGAGTTCCTTTCTCTCAACAATATCGAGTTTAAGGATTCGGATATCACCAAGTTTGCTGTTTTCCGTTCGGGAAACCTTCCTTGA
- the LOC106389417 gene encoding TIP41-like protein, with translation MQRWEEKLKMSHLAEMVFGENALVLKHLGSNTKIHFNGFDALAGWKQEGLTPVEVPAAAKWKFRSKPSQQVILDYDYTFTTPYCGSGVVEKDQETVVLYEDELAANGVSLLTVKVARLTTELKDKVAHVGASLVNECASDEYGL, from the exons ATGCAGAG GTGGGAAGAGAAGCTTAAGATGTCTCACTTAGCTGAAATGGTGTTTGGAGAGAATGCGTTAGTACTTAAACACTTAGGCAGCAACACTAAGATTCATTTTAACGGGTTTGATGCACTTGCGGGTTGGAAGCAAGAAGGACTTACACCTGTTGAGGTTCCTGCTGCCGCAAAATGGAAGTTCAGGAg CAAGCCGTCCCAGCAGGTGATACTGGATTATGATTACACTTTTACTACGCCTTACTGTGGTAGCGGAGTTGTTGAGAAAGATCAAGAAACG GTAGTTTTGTATGAAGATGAACTGGCTGCCAATGGAGTGTCACTTCTGACTGTGAAAGTG GCGAGATTGACCACAGAGCTCAAGGATAAAGTCGCTCACGTTGGTGCCAGTCTTGTCAA TGAATGTGCAAGTGATGAATATGGATTATAG
- the LOC106389413 gene encoding phosphopantothenoylcysteine decarboxylase subunit VHS3: MEVVAARSMETQKQQTWACSVTETLLILVGRNLACLLLAAESLLIGLIAEDQRLSVKEGYKRGRPDEENKDGSDSDDNDDDDDDEDADDDDDDDDDANDENFSGDEGGEEADPEDDPVTNGGAGNDDDDDDDGDESDSDDDDEDGDEEEDDEEEEDDEDVRQPPAKKRK, encoded by the exons ATGGAAGTGGTTGCCGCTAGGTCGATGGAGACGCAGAAACAGCAGACGTGGGCTTGTTCTGTCACTGAGACGCTTCTCATCCTCGTTGGAAGGAACCTGGCTTGTCTGCTCCTTGCG GCGGAATCGTTGCTGATTGGGTTGATTGCTGAAGATCAGAG GCTTTCTGTGAAGGAGGGTTACAAAAGAGGACGCCCTGATGAGGAAAACAAAGATGGCAGCGACTCTGATGATAacgatgacgacgacgatgatgaagacgctgatgatgatgatgatgacgatgatgatgctAATGATGAAAACTTCTCTGGGGATGAAGGGGGGGAGGAAGCTGATCCAGAGGATGACCCAGTGACCAATGGTGGAGCAGGAAAcgatgatgatgacgacgatgatggtgatgagagcgatagtgatgatgatgatgaggatggtgacgaggaagaagatgatgaggaggaggaagatgacGAAGATGTTCGCCAGCCACCTGCTAAGAAGAGGAAATGA
- the LOC106384432 gene encoding glutathione S-transferase T3-like, whose translation MDPRNPYSQSVGYTGLLYSQHESVNDGNSPYESFPSGSSQIPQFSFQQSVAPTPPTDPPVERGRRHKWTPVEDEMLISAWLNTSKDAIVGNNQKSGTYWKRVGDLFFAALCGGDCVESSQHLHYKQRWHKISNDTSKFCGAYAAAERQISSGEHENDVLKVVHDIFFADQGSKFTLEHAWCVLRYEQKWLNLNSTKASDSVGEEEIRPEGVKAAKAKRNGSGKSVDYYTTVLELRKVDLDRKEKLQKLAILDTLLARTQPLSEAEEAAKNKLLAEYI comes from the exons ATGGATCCAAGGAATCCGTATAGCCAGTCTGTTGGTTATACGGGCCTTCTTTACAGTCAACACGAAAGTGTTAATGATGGGAACTCTCCTTATGAGAGTTTTCCTTCTGGATCTTCACAGATCCCTCAATTCAGTTTTCAACAGTCTGTTGCTCCAACTCCACCCACAGATCCACCCGTGGAGCGTGGGAGGAGACATAAATGGACCCCGGTCGAGGACGAGATGCTGATAAGTGCTTGGTTAAATACCTCTAAGGACGCTATAGTCGGCAATAACCAAAAATCAGGCACTTACTGGAAACGTGTAGGAGATTTGTTCTTCGCAGCTCTTTGTGGTGGAGATTGTGTTGAAAGTAGCCAGCATCTCCACTATAAACAGAGGTGGCACAAAATCAGTAATGACACATCAAAGTTTTGTGGTGCATATGCGGCTGCAGAGAGACAGATATCCAGTGGTGAACATGAGAACGATGTACTCAAGGTGGTCCATGACATTTTCTTCGCAGATCAGGGGTCCAAATTCACACTGGAGCATGCGTGGTGTGTGTTGAGGTATGAGCAGAAATGGCTCAACCTCAACAGCACTAAAGCTTCTGATA GTGTTGGTGAAGAAGAGATACGCCCTGAAGGTGTAAAAGCTGCAAAAGCTAAACGTAATGGGAGTGGGAAGTCTGTTGATTACTATACAACGGTACTTGAACTGAGGAAGGTGGATTTGGATAGGAAAGAAAAGCTCCAGAAGCTTGCCATCTTAGACACACTCCTGGCCAGAACGCAACCACTCAGTGAGGCTGAGGAAGCAGCCAAAAACAAGCTCCTCGCCGAGTATATTTAG